The Myxococcus virescens sequence GTGTCCGTGCCGATGCTCACTGAAGTCCAGGCAGGTCCCTACACCGTCCGAGGCGTGTCCGTGGGCGGCGTGTACACGTCGCTCCAGGTCCCCGAACTGGACGTCGTGCTCGACGTGGGGCTACCCATTCGTTCCTTTTGTGGCTCGGACCGCATCTTCTTGAGCCACGCGCACCCGGACCATGCCAGCGGGCTCGGCTCGTTGCTCGGCATCCGTCGGCTCATCGGCAAGGGCGCACCCCAGCTCTTCCTGCCCGCGGAGATCGAGGCGAACGTCCAGGCGTCGCTCGCCGTGATGTCACGGCTGCACCACACCGCCATGGAGGTGCACACCGTGCCGATGTTGCCAGGGGACGTGCGGCCCCTGGGGCAAGGTCTGTTTGTCCGCGCGTTCCGGACGCATCACCCGGTGCCGTCGCTCGGCTACCAGTTCTTCCGCCGTGTCGCGAAGCTCCGCCCCGAGCACCAGTCACTCCCGCCTCAGGAAATCGCCAGGCGGCGGCAAGCAGGCGAAGCGCTCTTTGACGAAGTGGAGCGGCTGGAGCTGGCCTATGCCACCGACACCCTGTCCCGCGTCCTGGACACGGAGCCGGGCCTCTTCGACTCGCGCGTGCTCATCCTCGAGTGCACCTTCGTCGACGCGCGCCACTCCGTGCAGGACGCTCAGGCGAAGGCGCATCTCCACCTGGACGAACTCCTCGCGCGCGCGGACCAGTTCCGCAACGAGGCCCTGGTCCTCATGCACTTCAGCCAGGCGCTTCCCCCTGAATCCGTCCACGCCACGTTGCGCGCGCGACTGCCGCCGTCGCTGGCCGAACGCGTCCGCGTCTTCGCTCCCGAAGCGGGCCGCTGGTTCGGGTGAGCCGCGCCCGTGACGTCCGTGTCGGAGCGCCAGACCCGGTACGGCAACGACGTGGCGGTGGTGCAGCACGGACCTCTCGTTACTGTGTTGCACATGAATCGCGACTCGCCACGGCATACCTGTTAAAGCGCGGCGCATGAGCACGTCATCGCCCAGGCATGTTCTCGTGGCTGGGGCTGGAATTGGTGGACTCACGCTGGCTTGCGCGCTTCGGCGCGCGGGCCTCTCCGTCACTGTCTTCGAGCGCTCCGACACCTTGAAATGGGTGGGTGCGGGCCTCACGGTTCAGATGAACGCCTCGGCGGCCCTGCGCCGCGTCGGCCTGTGCGACGAGGTGGCCCAGGCCGGTGCGTGTCCCACGGACAGCGCGATTCTGAAGCCGTCGGGCTCGGCGCTCACGCGGCTTCCGGTGACTCGAATTCAGGAGGAGTTGGGGCTGCCGCTGGTGTGTATCCACAGGGCGCGGCTCCAGTCCGTGCTGCTGGCCCATGCCGGGGAGGAGAACGTCCGGATGGGGCTCACCGTGACGGCGTTTCACGACGACGGGCAGACGGTGACGGTGCGGTTGTCGGACGGCAGCTCGGTGACGGGCGATGCGCTGGTGGGCGCGGACGGGCTGCGTTCGGTGGTGCGCGGGGCGCTGCTGGGCGACGCGCCGTTGCGCTATTCGGGCTACACGAGCTGGCGGGGCGTGTGCTCAGACGTCCCGAGCGCGACGCCGGGACTTGTTTCAGAGACGTGGGGGCCTGGGGCGCGCTTCGGTGTGGTGCCCATTGGCTTCGGGCAAACGTACTGGTTCGCCACGCAGAATGCTCCGGCCGGAGGGCAGGATGCCCCCGGGGAGACACGGGCCCGGTTGCAGTCCCTCTTCGGCGGGTGGCACGCGCCCATCGCGGACCTGATTGCCGCGACGGAGGAAGCGAACATCATCCGCACGGACATCCACGACCGGCCGCCCGCCAGCCGCTGGAGCCGGGGCCGGGTGACCTTGTTGGGAGACGCCGCGCACCCGATGACGCCCAACATGGGGCAGGGCGGGTGTCAGGCCATCGAGGATGCCGTGGTGCTGGCCGAGCTGCTGGCCGCGGAGGGCCCCGTGGACGCGGCGCTGGCGGCCTACGAGCAACGCCGGCTCGAGCGTGCCAACAGCTTCGTGACGCGTTCCTGGAGCCTGGGGCGCGTGGCCCAGTGGGAGAGTTCAGCGGGGCGCTTCATTCGTAATGCGCTCTTCCAACTCGTGCCTCGAGGGCTCGCCGCCCGGCAGGTCCGCGCGTTGGTGCGCGACGCCGAGTAGGGCGCTCGAGGCGCGGTTTCTAGAGGTCCAGTCCAAGCAGCGCCCCCGCGAACGGGCCGTCGAGCGAAACCGTGAACGCGGCCGCATCAGGCGTCGGCTGGAGCCCGTCCGCCTGTTCGAAGTAGCGCGCATAGCCCCCATGGACGCGCGCATGGACGTAACGACTCAGCTTGACCTGGATCGCAGCCAGTCCGCCCGCGCCGAAGGCCCACTTGCGCATGCGGCCCTCATAGAAGTTGTTGCCGCCAATGGGCGTGTAGCCCGGCTCCCCTGGCTGCACCTGACCAATCTGCCCCGTGGGCAGTGAGACCTCCGCCGCGCTGCCGAACGCGCTCACCCCGAGCGTCACGTGTCGTGTCAGCGAGAACCGCTTCTCCAGCCCCGGCCGCAGCGCCAGCACCTGGACGTCACCACCCGCCAGGTACCAGTCGATGCCGTTCGTCCACCACCAGTCGCTCCGTTCGGAGCCACGGAGGAGGTTGAAGTGGAGTCCGCCGGAAAGGCGCGCGGCTCCGCTTCGGGCGTTCACCGTCTTCACCCGTGAACGCAGCGTTGGCACCTCCGTCGCGGGATGCCGCATCGGAGACAGCGTCCCACCGACCTCCACCGCGAGCTGTGGCGGCGGGAGCGTCGCTTCCTGCGCTGGGGGCGGCTCTGCTCCCAGGGCTGGAGAGGACAGGCAGGCAGACATCAGCAAGCCGATGGTGGACACCGCGCGAGTGACGCACATGGGGCTTCCTCCCGGGGGGATGAATGCTTCCGCCGGAACCACGGTGGAAGTCCCGGCCCCCCGGGGCTGTTTCGCGGTGGAACCCGGGCCTGCTCAGAGCCCGGCCACCTTCGCCGCGCTCGTCACCACGTAGTCCATCGCCAGCTCCTGCTGCGAGCGGGGCGACGCCGTCAGCTCGAAGCGGACGATGCCATCCTCGCTGACGCGCGCGGGCGCGGGCTTCGTGCTCTCCCGCTGCAACTGGATTTCCACCGACTCCACCTCGGAGACGGGAATCCGTTCCTCGATGGCCACCGGCACCGCCTTCGCGCCCATGTTGGAGAGGAACAGCCGCACCTTGTGCGTCGTCACCTTGCGGCCGGTGAGCCGGCTGGTCTCCCGCCCCACGTCCTCCGTTCGCGCCACGCGCAGCGCGTCCTCGCTGCCGAAGCCCAGCTTCACGCGCTCGCCCTTGCCGGTGAAGCGCAGCTGCGCACGCCCCACATAGCCGTGGGTCCGCACCAGCTTCACGGGGCCCGCGAGCAACACCGTGGGGCCCGTGTTGTCGAACCGGGCCACGCGGTGCACCAGGGGGGACTGCTCCGGCATGGCCACCAGCTCGGAGGTCGCGGGCGCGGTGAACTGGAACAGGGGCACGCGGTAGGGCTCGCCGTCCGGTGGCACACTGGCCCGATGCGGGGCCGTCACCGTCAGCGGTTCACCTCCGTCGTCCATGCCCGGTAGCGCGTCCTCCCGCCGGGCAGCGCCGGGCTCGCCCGCGGTCTGGATGACCTCCTCACGGATGGCCACCTCCACCACCTGCTTCTCGCGCTCCGTCTTGTCCCGCAGCCACAGCCGGTCCTCCTGGAGCCGCGGCGGCGTGGCGCCCAGCGTGGGCCGCGCGGTGGAGAACGCCAACTCCACGTCCTTCCACTCCTCGCCGGTGCGCTGCCAGACGACGGCCTCGCACTCCAGGGTGACGGACTCACCGGAGGCTTCGCGGGACAGCGTGGCGCGGTAGGACGGCCGCCAGGCCGTGCAGGGCACCAGGTACGTGACGGACAGCGTGGCGGGCCCGCCCGTGGGGTGGCCCACCTCCAGCTCGGCCTGCGTGTCGACCGTTGGCTCCAGGAGCTCGACAGCCGTCTGCGAGGCCCGTGCTTCGTCGAGCTGCTCCCGCAGTCGCAACGTCCGGCGCGCAGCCTCCCTGAGCGCCGAGTCCGCGGACAGCTGCTCGCGGCGCACCGTCTCCAACTGCTCCCGCCACGTCTCCGGCCGCGACTGTCCGGCGCCTGCCTGCTCGGAGATGGCGCGGTGGACATCGGCGCGCGCGGTGTCCAACAGCCGCAGCCGCGCCGCCAGCCGGGTTTCGTCCGCGACCACGCGCCGGAGCTCCTGCTCCAGCTCCGCGACGCGCTTTCCGAGCGCCGTGCGGTGTTCGCGCTCGGCCTCGGGTGGTTGCGGCTTCGTCGCCCGGCGGATGCGTGCCTGGGAGATGGTGCCACCCGCGACCTTCGCCTGGAGCGAACGGTCCACGGCGAGCGGGGACAGTCCCTGGATGACCAGTCGCTGCGTTCCCACCGACAGGGGAATCTCCCCCCGCCGCTCGACGAGCGCCCGGTCCTCGAGGACGGTGACCTTGACCACGGGCAGGGTGAAAGGGGTGCCCATCATGTCCTCCGGTTGCCGCCGCCGAGCATCTTGTTGCCCGGAATCTTGACGGTCCATGTCGCCTTCAGCGTCTGTGCTTCACCTGGCTGGAGCACCACGCGCCACGCGCGCTCGCCCTCCACCTTCGCTTCACCGGGCAAGGGCAGGCGCTTCTGCCAGAGCGGGGCCACTTCCAACTCCTCCACCTTGATGTCCTTCTCCGTGTGGACGGGAACGGTCGGCACGCGCTCGCACACCTCGACCAGGACGCGATTGCTCAGCCGGTTGGCCAGCTCCACCGACACGTGGTGCGTCAGCATCGTCGAGCCGCCGAACATGCCGCCCGTCGCCTCGTCGAACCGTGTGTTGCGCGCGACCTTGATGGACTCCTCCACACCGAGCCCCAGCCGCTGGGTCGAGCCCGGGGCCATGGTGGGCAAGGGGGACGTCATCAGGAACTCGTTCTCCAGCGTGACGTCCACGGGACCTGCCAGCAGCGGATACGGCGTCCGGTTCTCCACGCGCACCGTGCGGAACGCACGCGGCTCCACGGAGGGGACGCAGACGTATTCCGCGGACAGCCCCACGGGCACCGACAACACCGGCACGGTGTGCCACGCTCCATCCGAAGGCACGTCCGCGCGCGTCTCCACATCGAAGCGCGCATCGAAGTGCGGCGAGGACGTGCGTGGCGGCTGGGACCACGCTGGCGCGGGGGCGGCCCAGATGGAAGAGGTCTCCTGCAGACTCAGGGCGACTCGCACGGTGATGTCGATCTGCGCGTGGACCTCCGCCAGGGCCACCAGCTCCTGGGTGAGGTGCCCGGGGCGCGGTTGCAACCTGCCACGCGCGCCCAGGTCATCCGCGGGCGGCATGGTCAGGCGGTCGTAGTCCAGCAGTGCGTCGGAGGGCTCCTGCCTCGGAGGTGTTCGCTCGCCACCGCCACCGCCACCGCCCAGCGAGGCGGTATCCATGCTGAGCCCGTCTCCGTCATCGTCGAATGAACTCTCGGGCTCCTCCTCGAACTCGGCCGGAGGTGGCGGTCGGCGCGCGCGCGACATCAGGCCACCACCTCGCGATCGCGATCGCGTCTCCTCATCCTCGGGGGCAGCGGCACTGGGGCGCATCGGAGCACTTCGAGGGGCCGCC is a genomic window containing:
- a CDS encoding MBL fold metallo-hydrolase, with translation MLTEVQAGPYTVRGVSVGGVYTSLQVPELDVVLDVGLPIRSFCGSDRIFLSHAHPDHASGLGSLLGIRRLIGKGAPQLFLPAEIEANVQASLAVMSRLHHTAMEVHTVPMLPGDVRPLGQGLFVRAFRTHHPVPSLGYQFFRRVAKLRPEHQSLPPQEIARRRQAGEALFDEVERLELAYATDTLSRVLDTEPGLFDSRVLILECTFVDARHSVQDAQAKAHLHLDELLARADQFRNEALVLMHFSQALPPESVHATLRARLPPSLAERVRVFAPEAGRWFG
- a CDS encoding FAD-dependent monooxygenase, with product MAGAGIGGLTLACALRRAGLSVTVFERSDTLKWVGAGLTVQMNASAALRRVGLCDEVAQAGACPTDSAILKPSGSALTRLPVTRIQEELGLPLVCIHRARLQSVLLAHAGEENVRMGLTVTAFHDDGQTVTVRLSDGSSVTGDALVGADGLRSVVRGALLGDAPLRYSGYTSWRGVCSDVPSATPGLVSETWGPGARFGVVPIGFGQTYWFATQNAPAGGQDAPGETRARLQSLFGGWHAPIADLIAATEEANIIRTDIHDRPPASRWSRGRVTLLGDAAHPMTPNMGQGGCQAIEDAVVLAELLAAEGPVDAALAAYEQRRLERANSFVTRSWSLGRVAQWESSAGRFIRNALFQLVPRGLAARQVRALVRDAE
- a CDS encoding DUF4139 domain-containing protein, producing the protein MGTPFTLPVVKVTVLEDRALVERRGEIPLSVGTQRLVIQGLSPLAVDRSLQAKVAGGTISQARIRRATKPQPPEAEREHRTALGKRVAELEQELRRVVADETRLAARLRLLDTARADVHRAISEQAGAGQSRPETWREQLETVRREQLSADSALREAARRTLRLREQLDEARASQTAVELLEPTVDTQAELEVGHPTGGPATLSVTYLVPCTAWRPSYRATLSREASGESVTLECEAVVWQRTGEEWKDVELAFSTARPTLGATPPRLQEDRLWLRDKTEREKQVVEVAIREEVIQTAGEPGAARREDALPGMDDGGEPLTVTAPHRASVPPDGEPYRVPLFQFTAPATSELVAMPEQSPLVHRVARFDNTGPTVLLAGPVKLVRTHGYVGRAQLRFTGKGERVKLGFGSEDALRVARTEDVGRETSRLTGRKVTTHKVRLFLSNMGAKAVPVAIEERIPVSEVESVEIQLQRESTKPAPARVSEDGIVRFELTASPRSQQELAMDYVVTSAAKVAGL
- a CDS encoding mucoidy inhibitor MuiA family protein, with the protein product MLVVTSNLEAVTVHAEGALCTRVATIPTAGGMLPTQVRINGLPLSLQPGSLRASVVHGPSGLAVRDLRPTYDVQLPPEVDVPAEHRALEEAEHRLADLTQQLARVGQELDALSKLSPGFPPRPKEAQEPRDAPVSAMLSLMSFVDTELAALHSRKLDLERQQRDAEAELRLRRNRVAEASSSVRGQRARVYRAVVLTLSGPLPADLGARLALEYAVQGARWVPTYDLRLPRTLEEGTLRMRASVLQRTGEDWTGVKLAVSTADLARHAEVPELKALRIGRHQPAPARSGWREAPPGLEELFAGYDATRTPTPVQPELPAEPEPMPAGLEQPRKNKRSAVPVAPKPDFAMPEAAAPPPPPAAAPRSAPMRPSAAAPEDEETRSRSRGGGLMSRARRPPPPAEFEEEPESSFDDDGDGLSMDTASLGGGGGGGERTPPRQEPSDALLDYDRLTMPPADDLGARGRLQPRPGHLTQELVALAEVHAQIDITVRVALSLQETSSIWAAPAPAWSQPPRTSSPHFDARFDVETRADVPSDGAWHTVPVLSVPVGLSAEYVCVPSVEPRAFRTVRVENRTPYPLLAGPVDVTLENEFLMTSPLPTMAPGSTQRLGLGVEESIKVARNTRFDEATGGMFGGSTMLTHHVSVELANRLSNRVLVEVCERVPTVPVHTEKDIKVEELEVAPLWQKRLPLPGEAKVEGERAWRVVLQPGEAQTLKATWTVKIPGNKMLGGGNRRT